Part of the Ornithinimicrobium flavum genome, ACCACGCGAGGCGGCCAGTGGGGCAGAGACCAACCACACGACGCGGCCAGTGGGGGAGAAGCCAACCACGCGAGGCGGCCGGTGGGGCAGAGACCAACCACACGAGGCGGCCGGTGGGAGGGGTAGCCGTCAGCCCAGCTGGTCGACGGACGCCTGGCGGGAGGCGGCGGCGGCGGCCACGGCCTTCTGCTCGTGCGCCGTGACGTCCTCGCCGTGGATCTCGGTGCTGTGCTGGCGCCACCAATCCTGGCCGCTGGCGGGCAGGGTGTCGATCGGGTCGTAGTAGACGTACTCCGCGCTGGTGACGTCGACGTCCTCGCCCTCGATGGAGGTGCGGTAGTTCTTGCGCCAGTAGGAGATCCCGCGCTCGGTGTCGTAGGTGTCGACCTGGTGGACCCAACGCTTGCCGACGAAGGGCACGTCGCAGACGATCCGCGGGGTGGAGAACCCGGGCAGGTAGCCCAGCAGCGAGTGCTGGAGGTGCTGGGCGTGCGCCAGCGACACCCGCCAGTGCTCGCTGAAGGGGATCATGTCGCACATGTAGAAGTAGTAGGGGGTGATCATCGCGTCGTCGGCCAGCGCGAAGCACAGGTCGAGCAGCTGGTGGCTGTCGTCGTTGACGCCTCGCATGAGCACGCCCTGGTTGCGGACGTCGCGGATGCCCGCGTCGAGCATGGCACGGGAGGCCTGCGCGACGAGCGGCGTCACCGACTGCGCCGCGTTGACGTGCGTGTGGATGGCCAGGCCGACACCGCGAGCCCGGGCCTTGCCCGCCACGCGGGCCACACCCTCGACCACGTCCGGGGCCAACCAGTGCTGCGGCATGCCCATGAGGGCCTTGGTGGCCAGCCGCACGTCGCGGATGTTCTCGATCTCGAGCAGCTGGTCCAGCCACGCCTCGAGGTTCTTCCACGGCATGTTCGCCACGTCGCCGCCCGAGACCACGACGTCGCGGACCGACGGGGTCGACCGCAGGTAGTCCAGGATCGCGGTGTGCCGGTCCACCGGCTTGCCGGCCAGCTTGAGCTTGGTGAC contains:
- a CDS encoding KamA family radical SAM protein is translated as MTSQIDQPYAYRRRELVEPDWTRFPGWREITAEQWADVQWQRVSCVKNLRQLRTVMGDLLTEDFYADLERDQAERATMSMLVPPQMLNTMVSEVTWADGRMPAAGAEFTAAFYADPVRRYMLPVFSDRRTDWPNHPYAARDSLHEHDMWVAEGLTHRYPTKVLAEMLPTCPQYCGHCTRMDLVGNSTPTVTKLKLAGKPVDRHTAILDYLRSTPSVRDVVVSGGDVANMPWKNLEAWLDQLLEIENIRDVRLATKALMGMPQHWLAPDVVEGVARVAGKARARGVGLAIHTHVNAAQSVTPLVAQASRAMLDAGIRDVRNQGVLMRGVNDDSHQLLDLCFALADDAMITPYYFYMCDMIPFSEHWRVSLAHAQHLQHSLLGYLPGFSTPRIVCDVPFVGKRWVHQVDTYDTERGISYWRKNYRTSIEGEDVDVTSAEYVYYDPIDTLPASGQDWWRQHSTEIHGEDVTAHEQKAVAAAAASRQASVDQLG